From the genome of Populus alba chromosome 10, ASM523922v2, whole genome shotgun sequence, one region includes:
- the LOC118043080 gene encoding pre-mRNA-splicing factor ATP-dependent RNA helicase DEAH7, with the protein MDIDKSVVTMEAEQSNGSAGGLFVPKKEKLEFRPPERKSLLGLDVLAIAKRGGSDANGGGFKAPKERATTSFMASIDEEEEATESSGLDEVENDGGSESGVRRNVNRRYRETSSSEKSAVTREGSHSNTHGTSRSRENLSSDDCATYTGSSRSVRSRSPGSERDDRGRDRKGHKDDARDESRRGRDRHSSDREERYRGREARGRYEQEYDGDYGRKRSRYEGSRRTPGRSDWDDGRWEWEETPRQDSYNTSRRHHPSPSPMFVGASPDARLVSPWMGGQTPRSSGSAASPWDHISPSPVPIRASGSSFRSSTSKYGGRSHQLTFSTTSAPSLEDGEGDKTYSSEEHNHEISESMRQEMEYNSDRAWYDREEGNTMFDSDSSSFFLGDDASFQKKEAELAKRLVRRDGTKMSLAQSKKLSQLSADNAQWEDRQLMRSGTVRGTEVQTEFDDEEEHKVILLVHDTKPPFLDGRVVFTKQAEPIMPLKDPTSDMAIISRKGSALVRETHEKQSMNKSRQRFWELAGSKLGDILGVEKTAEQIDADTAAVGEEGEIDFKEDAKFAQHMKKGEAVSDFAKSKTLSEQRQYLPIYSVRDELLQVIRENQVIVVVGETGSGKTTQLTQYLHEDGYTTNGIVGCTQPRRVAAMSVAKRVSEEMDTELGDKIGYAIRFEDVTGPNTIIKYMTDGVLLRETLKDSDLDKYRVIVMDEAHERSLSTDVLFGILKKVVAQRRDFKLIVTSATLNAQKFSNFFGSVPIFHIPGRTFPVNILYSKSPCEDYVEGAVKQAMTIHITSPPGDILIFMTGQDEIEAACHALAERMEQLTSSSKKAVPKLLILPIYSQLPADLQAKIFQNAEDGARKCIVATNIAETSLTVDGIFYVIDTGYGKMKVYNPKMGMDALQVFPVSRAAADQRAGRAGRTGPGTCYRLYTESAYLNEMLPSPVPEIQRTNLGNVVLLLKSLKIENLLDFDFMDPPPQDNILNSMYQLWVLGALNNVGALTDLGWKMVEFPLDPPLAKMLLIGEQLGCINEVLTIVSMLSVPSVFFRPKDRVEESDAAREKFFVPESDHLTLLNVYLQWKEHQYRGDWCNDHFLHVKGLRKAREVRSQLLDILKTLKIPLTSCGYDWDVVRKAICSAYFHNSARLKGVGEYVNCRNGMPCHLHPSSALYGLGYTPDYVVYHELILTTKEYMQCATAVEPQWLAELGPMFFSVKDSDTSMLEHKRKQKEEKTAMEEEMENLRKVQAETDRESKEKEREKRAKQQQQVSMPGLKKGSSTYLRPKKFGL; encoded by the exons ATGGATATAGACAAGTCAGTGGTTACAATGGAAGCAGAGCAGAGCAATGGTAGTGCCGGAGGCTTATTTGTTCCTAAAAAGGAGAAACTCGAATTTCGGCCTCCTGAAAGAAAATCACTTTtag GTTTAGATGTTCTTGCGATTGCGAAACGAGGAGGATCTGATGCAAATGGAGGAGGATTTAAGGCTCCAAAGGAAAGAGCGACAACTTCTTTTATGGCGTCGATTGATGAAGAGGAAGAGGCTACTGAATCTTCTGGATTAGATGAAGTAGAAAACGACGGTGGAAGTGAGAGTGGTGTACGCAGAAATGTAAATAGGCGATATCGGGAAACCTCCTCTAGCGAGA AAAGTGCCGTGACACGAGAGGGATCGCATAGTAACACACATggaacttctcgttctagagaAAACCTGTCATCAGAT GATTGTGCTACTTATACTGGGAGTTCCCGGAGTGTTAGGTCTAGGAGTCCTGGGAGTGAGAGAGATGACCGAGGTAGGGACAGAAAAGGCCATAAAGATGATGCTAGGGATGAAAGCAGGAGGGGGAGAGATAGGCACAGCAGTGATCGTGAAGAACGGTATCGTGGAAGGGAAGCACGTGGACGGTATGAACAGGAGTATGATGGAGACTATGGAAGAAAACGAAGTCGGTATGAAGGTTCAAGGAGGACACCAG GCAGGTCTGATTGGGATGATGGGAGATGGGAATGGGAAGAAACACCTCGGCAGGATAGTTATAATACTAGCCGACGCCACCACCCTTCCCCATCGCCAATGTTTGTTGGTGCCTCACCTGATGCACGATTAGTTTCCCCATGGATGGGTGGCCAAACACCTCGCAGTAGTG GTTCAGCTGCTTCTCCTTGGGATCACATTTCTCCCTCGCCAGTTCCAATACGTGCCTCTGGATCATCATTTAGGTCTTCCACTTCTAAATATGGTGGGAGGTCCCATCAACTTACTTTTTCCACCACAAGTGCGCCATCATTGGAG GATGGTGAAGGAGATAAAACTTATTCATCCGAGGAGCACAATCATGAGATTTCTGAAAGTATGCGTCAAGAGATGGAATACAATTCTGACCGAGCCTG GTATGATAGAGAAGAAGGCAATACAATGTTCGATTCTGATAGCTCATCATTCTTCCTTGGGGATGATGCCTCATTCCAGAAAAAGGAGGCAGAGTTGGCCAAAAGACTG GTTCGAAGAGATGGAACTAAAATGTCACTTGCTCAAAGCAAAAAGTTATCTCAGCTTAGTGCTGATAATGCCCAGTGGGAGGATCGGCAACTTATGAGATCTGGGACAGTTAGAGGTACCGAAGTGCAGACTGAGTTTGATGATGAGGAAGAGCACAAGGTTATTCTTCTTGTACATG ACACAAAGCCTCCTTTCCTGGATGGAAGAGTTGTTTTTACCAAACAAGCGGAGCCAATAATGCCCCTAAAAGATCCCACCTCAGATATGGCCATTATTTCAAGGAAAGGATCTGCTCTGGTCAGAGAAACTCATGAGAAGCAAAGCATGAATAAGTCACGTCAGCGGTTTTGGGAGCTTGCCGGCTCAAAACTCGGTGATATTCTTGGTGTAGAGAAAACTGCTGAGCAG ATTGATGCTGACACTGCAGCTGTTGGCGAGGAAGGTGAAATTGATTTTAAGGAAGATGCAAAATTTGCACAGCATATGAAAAAGGGGGAAGCTGTAAGTGATTTTGCAAAGTCAAAAACTCTATCCGAGCAGCGGCAATATCTACCTATATATTCAGTGCGAGATGAGTTGTTGCAG GTCATTCGTGAAAATCAAGTGATAGTTGTTGTTGGAGAGACTGGTTCAGGAAAGACGACTCAACTGACACAG tatctCCATGAAGATGGGTATACAACAAATGGGATAGTTGGTTGCACCCAACCAAGGCGTGTTGCAGCCATGAGTGTTGCAAAAAGAGTTAGCGAAGAGATGGACACTGAATTGGGGGATAAAATAGGTTATGCCATTCGTTTTGAGGATGTGACTGGGCCAAATACAATAATTAAG TACATGACTGATGGAGTGCTCTTGCGTGAGACACTGAAAGATTCTGACCTTGATAAGTATCG TGTCATTGTCATGGATGAAGCACATGAGAGATCATTAAGCACAGACGTGTTGTTTGGGATTTTGAAAAAGGTGGTTGCCCAGCGTCGTGACTTCAAACTCATTGTGACATCTGCAACTCTAAATGCTCagaaattttcaaatttctttggGAG TGTACCTATTTTCCACATCCCTGGGAGAACATTTCCAGTAAATATCTTGTACAGTAAAAGTCCTTGTGAAGATTATGTTGAAGGTGCAGTGAAGCAGGCCATGACTATCCACATTACCAGTCCTCCTGGCGACATTCTCATTTTCATGACTGGCCAAGACGAGATTGAGGCGGCCTGTCATGCTCTTGCAGAGCGCATGGAACAGCTTACCTCCTCCTCCAAGAAAGCAGTGCCTAAACTCTTAATACTACCCATATACTCCCAACTTCCAGCTGATTTACAAGCGAAGATATTCCAAAACGCTGAAGACGGGGCCCGCAAATGCATTGTTGCCACCAACATTGCTGAGACTTCTTTGACTGTAGATggaattttttatgtcattgaCACGGGTTATGGAAAAATGAAAGTTTACAACCCAAAGATGGGTATGGATGCTCTCCAAGTTTTTCCTGTTAGTCGTGCTGCCGCAGATCAGCGTGCTGGGCGTGCTGGTAGAACTGGTCCAGGCACATGTTATAGGCTTTATACAGAGAGTGCTTACCTAAATGAAATGCTTCCCAGTCCAGTTCCAGAGATCCAGCGGACAAACCTTGGCAATGTGGTTTTGTTGCTCAAGTcgcttaaaattgaaaatttgctGGACTTTGATTTCATGGACCCACCACCACAGGACAACATCCTTAATTCTATGTACCAGTTGTGGGTCTTGGGTGCTCTAAACAATGTTGGTGCCCTTACTGATCTTGGCTGGAAAATGGTGGAGTTCCCATTGGATCCCCCTCTAGCTAAGATGCTCTTGATAGGTGAACAGTTAGGGTGTATAAATGAGGTTTTGACAATTGTGTCGATGCTTTCAGTGCCATCAGTGTTTTTCCGGCCCAAGGATAGAGTGGAGGAGAGCGATGCTGCAAGAGAAAAGTTCTTTGTGCCAGAGTCCGACCACTTGACTCTGCTTAATGTTTACTTGCAGTGGAAAGAGCACCAGTACCGGGGAGATTGGTGTAATGATCATTTTTTGCATGTCAAAGGATTACGAAAGGCTAGAGAGGTTAGATCCCAGCTGCTAGACATTCTCAAGACATTAAAAATCCCGCTAACATCCTGTGGGTATGATTGGGACGTTGTACGGAAAGCCATCTGCTCCGCATATTTCCACAATTCAGCGAGATTAAAGGGTGTCGGGGAGTATGTTAATTGCCGGAACGGAATGCCTTGTCATTTACACCCAAGCAGTGCTCTTTATGGTTTAGGCTACACTCCAGATTATGTAGTTTATCATGAATTGATCTTGACAACAAAGGAGTACATGCAGTGCGCCACTGCAGTGGAGCCCCAGTGGTTGGCTGAGCTGGGACCAATGTTTTTCTCTGTGAAAGATTCAGACACATCAATGCTGGAGCACAAGCGAAagcagaaagaagagaaaacagcaaTGGAAGAGGAAATGGAGAATTTGAGAAAGGTGCAAGCCGAGACGGACAGAGAAAGCAAGGAGAAGGAAAGGGAGAAGAGGgcaaagcagcagcagcaagtcTCAATGCCTGGGTTGAAGAAAGGCTCTTCCACATACTTGAGACCGAAGAAGTTTGGTTTGTAA
- the LOC118043082 gene encoding metal tolerance protein 9: MVSKQSSPRADSLDHRTDLLSLAEAGETVNMMTMEPSWQLSIDKFRLPERRMDSHSGFGCFLKTPRRHKKISEYYRWQEKLLEGFNEVESFVELGISPGSLTEDEMKQLARNERVAIYASNVANLVLFLAKVYACFESRSLAVIASTVDSLLDLLSGFILWFTAYAMKKPNQYRYPIGKQRMQPVGIVIFASVMATTGLQILFESGRELVTRAQPERDPNKEKWMIGIMVSVTVVKFVLVVYCRRFNNEIVRTYAQDHFFDVITNSIGLGSAVLAIKFYWWIDPIGAILIALYTMSNWGKTVVDNVRSLIGRTAPPEYLAKLTYLIWNHHKEIKHIETVRAYTFGCQYFVEVHIVLPQDMSLDQAHDIGETLEEKLEQLPGVERAFVHVDFDTTHQLEHKSKRPGIF; encoded by the exons ATGGTGAGCAAACAGAGCAGTCCTCGAGCAGATTCGTTAGACCATCGTACGGATCTTCTATCGCTTGCTGAGGCCGGAGAGACTGTGAACATGATGACCATGGAGCCGTCCTGGCAACTTAGTATTGATAAGTTCCGGTTGCCAGAGAGACGGATGGATTCTCATTCTGGCTTTGGATGTTTTCTGAAGACACCGA GGAGACACAAGAAAATTTCAGAGTACTACAGATGGCAGGAAAAGCTTCTCGAGGGATTCAATGAAGTGGAATCATTCGTTGAATTGGGCATTTCGCCAGGAAGCTTAACGGAG gaTGAAATGAAACAACTTGCTAGGAATGAGAGAGTGGCAATATATGCATCAAATGTAGCCAACTTGGTGCTTTTCTTGGCTAAAGTGTATGCTTGTTTTGAGAGCAGATCATTGGCAGTGATAGCTTCAACTGTGGACTCCCTTTTGGATCTATTGTCAGGGTTTATTCTGTGGTTTACTGCTTACGCtatgaaaaaaccaaatcaatatCGATATCCTATTGGCAAGCAAAGAATGCAACCTGTG ggAATAGTTATTTTTGCATCAGTAATGGCAACTACTGGATTACAGATATTGTTCGAGTCAGGAAGAGAACTTGTTACAAGG GCTCAACCAGAAAGAGAtcctaacaaagaaaaatggatgATTGGCATTATGGTCTCTGTCACAGTGGTAAAATTTGTGCTCGTGGTATATTGCCGCAGATTCAACAATGAAATTGTCAGGACATATGCTCAAGATCACTTTTTCGATGTCATTACTAATTCAATCGGTCTAGGGTCAGCAGTGTTAGCTATCAAGTTTTACTGGTGGATTGATCCTATTGGAGCCATCCTT ATAGCTTTATATACAATGAGCAATTGGGGAAAGACAGTGGTGGATAATGTTAGGTCATTGATAGGGAGGACAGCTCCACCAGAGTATTTAGCTAAGCTGACGTATCTAATCTGGAACCATCACAAGGAGATTAAGCACATCGAAACCGTTAGAGCATACACATTTGGTTGTCAGTACTTTGTGGAGGTTCATATAGTCTTGCCACAGGACATGTCTCTTGATCAAGCGCATGATATTGGAGAGACACTTGAAGAGAAGCTAGAACAACTTCCTGGAGTTGAGAGAGCTTTTGTCCATGTGGATTTTGATACCACTCATCAGCTGGAGCACAAGTCCAAACGTCCAGGAATATTCTGA
- the LOC118043083 gene encoding metal tolerance protein 10-like: MVASPRIDSFDYRTELLSPPPPGENASVTSVPSWRLNMDKFQLPERRADSDVGLGSFFKTIRRQRKIAEYYRKQEELLEGFNEVDSFTELGILREGLTENEMKQLAESKKIAIYASNVANLVLFVAKVYASVQSRSMAVIASTLDSLLDLLSGFILWFTDHAMKKQNQYQYPIGKQRMQPVGIVVFASVMATLGLQILFESGRELITKAQPDRDPTKLKWMVGIMVSATIVKFVLMVYCRRFENEIVRAYAQDHLFDVITNCTGLASAVLAIKFFWWLDPIGAILIALYTISNWAGTVMENVWSLIGRTAPPEYLAKLTYLIWNHHEEIKQIDTVRAYTFGSHYFVEADIVLPEDMSLGQAHNIGETLQEKLEQLSEVERAFVHIDFEYTHQPEHKPKRAS, encoded by the exons ATGGTTGCTAGTCCTCGAATCGATTCGTTTGACTATAGAACCGAGCTTTTATCACCTCCCCCACCTGGCGAGAATGCTTCGGTCACTAGCGTGCCATCATGGCGTCTTaatatggataaatttcagCTGCCGGAGAGGCGTGCAGATTCCGATGTTGGCTTAGGAAGTTTTTTTAAGACAATCA ggaGACAGAGGAAAATTGCAGAATACTACAGGAAGCAGGAAGAGCTTCTCGAGGGGTTCAACGAAGTGGACTCATTCACCGAGTTGGGTATTTTGCGCGAGGGCTTGACTGAG AATGAAATGAAGCAGCTAGCAGAGAGCAAGAAGATAGCAATATATGCATCCAATGTAGCAAACTTGGTGCTTTTCGTGGCAAAAGTTTACGCTTCGGTTCAGAGTAGATCAATGGCTGTCATAGCATCAACCTTGGACTCTCTCTTGGATCTCTTGTCAGGTTTCATTCTGTGGTTTACTGATCATGCTATGAAGAAACAGAATCAGTACCAGTATCCCATTGGCAAGCAGAGGATGCAACCTGTG GGGATAGTAGTTTTTGCATCAGTAATGGCAACTCTTGGGCTACAAATATTGTTTGAATCAGGAAGAGAACTTATCACAAAG GCTCAGCCAGACAGGGATCCTACCAAACTAAAATGGATGGTTGGTATCATGGTTTCAGCTACAATAGTAAAATTTGTACTCATGGTATACTGTCGCAGATTCGAAAATGAAATTGTCAGGGCATATGCTCAAGATCATTTATTCGATGTCATTACTAATTGTACCGGTCTAGCCTCAGCTGTATTGGCTATCAAATTCTTCTGGTGGCTCGATCCTATCGGAGCTATACTT ATAGCTCTATACACCATAAGCAATTGGGCAGGTACAGTGATGGAGAACGTTTGGTCGTTGATCGGGAGGACAGCCCCACCAGAATATTTAGCAAAACTGACGTATCTAATCTGGAATCATCATGAAGAGATTAAGCAAATCGACACCGTTAGGGCATACACATTTGGTAGTCATTACTTCGTGGAAGCTGATATTGTCCTGCCAGAGGACATGTCCCTTGGTCAAGCGCATAACATTGGAGAGACACTTCAAGAGAAGCTTGAACAACTTTCTGAAGTCGAACGAGCTTTCGTTCATATCGATTTCGAATACACTCATCAGCCAGAACACAAGCCGAAGCGAGCTAGCTAG